The window GGTCGATTTCCCGTTGGTCTCCAATTGCGAAGGTGATCGTCCGGGCGCGCCGACCGTGTTCACCCGTGGGCTGGTGTCGAAGGAGTTCCTGCACCATGAGTTGTGGGACCTGTCGGCTTGGGCGTTCGATGATTTCCTGCGGGCCAACGGTGATCCGAAACTGAATCGCCTGGCCGACGTCGACGGGCCGCTGATTTTCCCGCACGACCCGGGCACCCTGCCCAATCGCGAAGACGACCTTGCCGCGGGCATGGACGAATACGTGAAGATGGCCGAACGCGGCATCACCCCCTGGGACCAGATCACCACCGTGCCGAACGGTCTGCGTGGATTGGAAGAGACACGTCGGATCGACCTTGAAGACTGGATGGATCGACTGAACCTTGATGCGGTGCTGTTTCCGACAGTGGCTGACGTCGGGCCGGCGAATGCCGATGTCGATCTGCAGTCGGCGGACATCGCGTGGAGCAACGGTGTGTGGGTGGCTAACGGCAACCTCGCCATCCGGCATCTGGGTGTTCCGACGGTGACGGTACCGATGGGCGTGATGCCCGATATCGGCATGCCGATCGGGCTGACCTTCGCCGGTCGTGCCTATGACGATTCAGCGCTGCTGCGATTTGCTTCGGCGTTTGAATCGGTCGGCAACAAACGGATGATCCCGCCTCGGACCCCGCCGTTGCAGGGCTGAAAAAGCTACGCGCGGGACTTCAGCCGAACAAGCCCCCTGTGGCGAGGGGGCTCGCGCTAAGTTAGCGCCATTTCACTGGTGCACGGCGCTTGTGACGTTTCAATCAGCAACTGATCGACAACGTCCGACAGAGCGCTTGGCACATCCTCTCCCCCGCGCAAGGCTCGCGCATAGACGCTGCGCTGCCGGTCCGCACTGGTGCCGTCCTGTAGAATCCGGCGCCCCTGGGCAAACACGTTCTCCACTCCCAACTTCTGCGCCGTATCTCCAAGAATCTGTTGCGCCCTGAACAGCCATTGCCCGGCAGAGAATGGCCGGTCGTAACCTTCCATGATGAATGAAGCGTGGATCCCGGACCGTTTCGCCCGCCACCTGTTTTCCTTGAGAATCCACTGCGAGGCTTGCGAATAACCCGATCCCGGGCGAGGTTGCTCAATGGCATGGGCCACCAGCAATCGAAACAACGAGACCACGCACAAAACGTCATCCAGGCGCGGACAGGCATCGGTCATGCGCATCTCCAGCGTCGGGTATTTCGCGGCGGGCCGCAGACCCCACCAGCAGTCGCCCGCCTGTTTGATCGTGCCAGTGCGGATCAGCAAGGCGACGTAGGCGTCATAGGCACGTTGATCTTCGAAGAACTCCGGAATGCCCATCCGCGGCCACTCATCACACGCAGTCTGCCGGTAGCTCATGAAACCGCTGTCGGCACCGTCCCAGAAAGGTGAAGAAGTGCTGAGTGCCAACAACAACGGCATCCACGGCAAGACTTCGTTCATCACCTGAATACGATCCACATGCCCGGGCACTTCAACATGCACATGCAGGCCGGACAGCAGGCTGCGCCTTGCCACGCGCTGGTAGTCTTCAAACAGTTGAAGAAAGTGCGGATGGTCCGTGGACTGCTGCAGGCGCCAATCCGCCAACGGATGGCTACCGGCACTGAGCAGTCCCAGACCGTACAATTCGAGCGTTTGCCGCAACCTGGTGCGCGCCGAAAACAGGTACTCGGTTGCTTGTGCGATGCTGGTAAAGATCGGGGACGCGACTTCGATTTGTGCCTTGAACATCTCATGGGCAAAACACTCGCCCAACACTGCCTGGCACGCTTCAATCGAAGCACCGGGAGGGTTCTCGGACATGCGCCGGGTGTTCAGGTCGGTGATGAAGTATTCCTCTTCAATGCCAAACTTCAGGTGTCTGTTCATCGCTTCACCCCTCGCCTTGCGCCCTTGAATATAAGCCTAGCCCAACGCCGTATCGAGAAACATCATGAGCCCGAAACCCAGCATCAGGCCCAGCGTCGCCGGGGTTTCGTGACCGTTACGGTGTGTCTCGGGAATCACTTCATGGGAGACGACGAAGATCATCGCGCCCGCCGCCAGGCCCAGGGCAATCGGGTAACCCAGCGCGAAGCCCGTGGAAATGCCGAGGCCCACGACCGCCCCCAAGGGCTCCATCAGCCCTGAGCCGACTGCGATCAGCGCCGCTCGCAACGTCGAGATCCCCGTCACTCGCAGCGCCAGGGCAATGGCCAATCCTTCGGGGATGTCCTGAATGGCAATGGCCGTGGTCAATGGGAAACCTACCTTCATGTCGCCATTGGCAAAACTGACGCCGATGGCCATGCCTTCCGGCAAGTTATGCAGCGTGATAGCCAACACGAACAGCCAGACCCGATTGATGCGCTGCGCTTGCGGCCCTCTGCGCCCGATCTTCTGGTGCTCATGGGGGACAAAGCGATCCAGCCCGATCATCAGTGCCACGCCCAGGCCCAACCCCAGGACCACGACACACGCCGCCAGCAGCTTGTTACCGCAAATTGCCTGCGCCGCCGCGATGCCCGGCAGGATGAGCGAGAAAGAACTGGCGGCGAGCATCATGCCGGCGGCGAACCCCAGCATGATGTCCTGGGTCCGTGCGGCAATGTCGCGCAAGACCACGGCTAACACCGCGCCGAGCGCGGTCGCGGCGAAACCCGAGACGCCGCCCAGGAACGCATACTTCAGGTTGACGCTGTCCGCCCCGGTCAAGGCGCTGTACCCGCTGACCAGCAGCAAAATGGTGACCCCCACCAAGGTCGACCAGAACAGAATACTCGGCCAACGGCTGCTTTTTCCTGGGTCAAACCAGGCACGCCATGGTGCTTTCACGGGCGAAGAATGTTCCGACATAAGGACACCTATTTTCCGTTGGAACGCTACGCCACACAAAAACCACGCCGAGAGGGACACTCACCCGGTGAAAGCCCCAATGCGCCGCCCACAGTTATCTGAAGGTGTTGTGCCTGAGAAAATTTTAAAAAGATTAGCCGCTCGCGACGGGCGGCATTGGAGAGCGGTTTTTGTGCGGTTTTTTCACCAGTCGTCGGCGCTCAATCAATCGATTCAAACTTTTGTCTGCCTGTAGATCTCCACCGTAGGCACGAGCGTTTTCATCGTTCGACCGTCTGCACAAACCCAAAGAAAAACGGGAAGCGGCATGACTCAAGCACAGAGGTCTGCCCCGTCGGAAGGCCGAGCGCAGGTTCTGCGCAGTGGGCTACCGCGGCAGGGATGCCGCGGTAGCCCGCCGCTACCGCAGAAACGGATATCCCCCCGAAAGCGTCACAACAACGAAAGCGTGTAGTTAATGATGAACCGATTCTGATCCACATCCCTCCCGGCATCCGTATTCGACTTGCCATTACGCAAACTGAACCCAAGCCCCTTGAGCGACCCCGATTGCAGCACGTAATCAAGCGTCATATCACGCTCCCACTCAGACTGATCCCCCGCATTTTGCGCCTTGATCCCCGTCCCCTTCAGATACGCGATCGTAGCCTTCAACCCCGGCACCCCCAACGGCGCGAAATCATAGCTGTACTGCCCAAAACTGGTCTCCTCACCCGCCCGGGCAAAGCTCTGGATCATCCGGTCCGTAGGCAGATAAACGCTACCACCACCCGCCCCCTTATCAATCAGGCTGCCCTGGTTCGGCTGTACAAAGTTGCTGCCATCACCCACCCGCTGATGCCCCACCGACACCGCATGACCACTGTTCGCATAGGTAACCATCGCCACCCAGGTGTTGTTGTCGATCTCACCGTTGTTATCCTCGGTAAAACCCGACACCCGATACCCTTGCGCCCTGCCCGCCGCAGAACTGTTGGCACCGGTCGACGTGGTACGGAAATAACGTAAGTCAGTGGTAAAGGAGCTTTTGCCATCGATCGGCAGCACATGGGTCAGGCCGAAGAAGTTCTGGTTGTAGAAGTCTTCCATCTGCGCAAAGTAATACTGCGCCTTCAAGTCCTTGGTGACGTTGTAGTCACCCCCGGCGAAATAGAACTTGTTGCTGTCCTGAGTGCTGCCCGCCACCGACAGTCCAGTGCGGTCAGTCGAAGCACGACCGACCGCGTGTTCAAGCACACCACTGGTCAACATCAGGCCATCGATGTCGTTCGAAGTGACCTGCGCACCCGTGAACGATTGCGGCAACACCCGGGCATCGTTCGAGATCAGGATCGGCAATTTCGGCAGCAATGTGCCATAGCGAAATTCGGTTTTTGAAATGCGCATCTTCGCGGTTGGGCCGAAGCTGCTCCAGGCATCCGCCGCGCCGTCGCCAGCGGTCGGGATCATGCCGCTGCCGTTGTGGCGGCCGGTCCCGCTGTCCAGCGTAACGCCAAGCAATGCCTGGGCATCGACCCCGAACCCGACCGTGCCTTGGGTAAACCCGGACTCGTAGCGCAACACAAAACCCTGCGCCGCCTCCTCGGTTTTCGAAGGCTCGGCCGCGCCGTCGCGGTTGTCGCTATTGAAATACAAGGTGCGCATCGACAGGCTGGCTTTGCTGTCTTCGAGAAAACCATGGCCGGCAGAGTCGGCTGCCTGTGCGCACATCGAACCGGTGGCCAACAAAAGTGCGGTGGGGATTGCTCGCTTGAACATACGGTGCTCCAGGGTGATTTTTTGTTTTTTTGAGTTCTTATGCGACCGCGATCCGCCCCTGGCACCCAACAGCGGCGCGCACAATCACGCGCTCCATGGGTGACCATGAGCCTTGAGGAAAGCGATCGGAGTGTTCGAGTTAGATCAAGTAAGAGAGACCCAAGGTCAGCGCAAACGCCACCACCGAAATAATGGTCTCAAGCACGGTCCAGGTCTTGAACGTCTGGGCAACGGTCATGTTGAAGTATTCCTTGATCAACCAGAAGCCGCCGTCGTTGACGTGGGAAAAAATTACCGAGCCGGCGCCGGTCGCCAGCACCAGCAGCTCCGGATGCGGATAACCCAGACCGATGGCCACCGGCGCGACGATGCCCGAGGCGGTGGTCATCGCCACCGTGGCGGACCCGGTCGCGATCCTCATCAACGCCGCAAACAGCCAGCCCATGATCAGCGGTGACAGGTGGAATTCATCGGCGAGGCTGACGATCTGGTTGGTCACGCCGGCGTCCACCAGAATCCGGTTCAAACCGCCGCCAGCGCCCACCAGCAAGGTGATGCTGGCGGTCGGTGCCAGGCATTCGTTGGTGAACTTGAGGATCGATTCGCGGTTGAAACCCTGGGCGATGCCGAGGGTCCAGAAACTCAGCAGTGTCGCCAGCAGCAGCGCGATCACCGAGTTGCCGATGAACAGCAGAAACTGGTTAAAGCCGCTGCCTGGTGTGGAAATCAGGTTGGCCCAGCCACCGATCAGCATCAGCACCACCGGCAACAGAATGGTCGCCATGGTGATGCCGAACCCCGGCAGGCTGTCGCGCGGTTCGCGGTCGAGAAACTGGCGTTCCAGCGGGTTCTCCGCCGGCAGTTGAATGCGCGGCACGATGAATTTGGCGTACAGCGGACCGGCAATGATCGCGGTCGGAATGCCGATCAGAATCGCGTACATCAACGTCTGCCCGACCGACGCCCCATACACCTGCACCGCCAGCATTGCCGCCGGGTGCGGCGGCACCAGCGCATGCACCACCGACAAGCCGGCGACCATCGGCAAGCCGACCATCAGGATCGACACGCCGACCCGGCGCGCCACGGTAAAGGCGATCGGCACCAACAACACAAAACCGACCTCGAAGAACAGCGGCAGCCCGACCAGAAACGCGATGCAGACCATGGCCCAGTGCGCATTCTTCTCGCCGAACCGGTCGATCAAGGTGCGCGCCACCTGCTCGGCACCGCCGGACTCGGCCATCATCTTGCCGAGCATGGTGCCCAGCGCCACCACCAGCGCGATGTGTCCCAGGGTCTTGCCGACCCCGGCCTCGTAGGCGCCGACCACGCCGGACGGCGGCATGCCCGCCAGCAAGGCGAGGCCGATGGACACGAGGGTGATGACAATGAACGGATTAAGTCGGTAACGGGCGATCAGAACGATCAGGGCAATGATGGCGATGGCGGCATACACCAGCAGCCAATAGCCGAAGGACAGGGTCATGCGGTACTCCTCGAAAGGGTCACGTCGAATGGGTTGTGAAACTCATAAAACATTTCGAGGCGTGATTTTCAAACGAGGCGAAACTAATTTTCGTAGAGGGATAAGGGTTGTCGCGCAGAGGCATGAAGCCTCGGTGTTTTTGAAACTGGGTCAGGCGGATTTTCATCACGCCTGACCCAAAACGTCAGGCTTTGGCGGCCATCGCGGTGACTTCCACGCGCATGCCTTCGACTGCCAGCGCGGCCACGCCGACGGCGGCACGAACCGGCCACGGCTTGGCGAAGAAGCGCTTGTACACTTCGTTGAACGCCGCGCGGTCGGCCATGTCGGTGAGGTAGATGGTCAGGTGCAGAACCCGGTCCATGGAACTGCCGGCGCCTTCTAGCGCGACCTTCAGCGCCTGCAACGTGCATTCGCTTTGCAGCGTGATGTCGCCCAGTTCCAGGCTGCCGTCGGCGCGGGTGGGAATCTGCGTGGAGACCAGAATGCCGCCGAAGCCGGTGACGTCGGAGGAGATGGAATCCGCGTCAGGATCAGGAGTAAACGCGATGTCTTGGTTTGCCATGGGGGATCTCGTGCTTGAGGAGGTAAAGAGGCGGTCGATGCCTTTTGCGCGGACAGTTTACAGCCCGCAGGCTGGAATGCATGCGCGGCTGCCCCCAGGAAAAAATCTCGAACTCCCTCCCAGGTGCTGCATCCAATGTGTAGGTCAACGGAGGTACGCACGATGAACAACGATGACAGTGTCAGTGACACCGAAAGGGATCGCAAAGACAGGGACGCCGAAGAGGTCGATGAAACAACGCCTCCCGAAGAGAATGAAGCCGAGGCGCTCCAACGGAAAATAGACGAGATAGAACGCAAAGTCGCGGATGGGAACTAGCGTGAAGGCCATCCCCGCGTGTGTTCAGCGGGGATGGCCGCATGCTCCGCACCTAGTTTGGGTCCAGCAACCCGCCACTCCAGTTGCGCGAAATCCGGCTTCCGGTGAATTTCGCGACCACCATGCCCTGCGACACCAGCCGGTCCCGGTAGCGAGTAACCATCCGCCCCGCTTGCTCGGCCACCAGCACCACTTCGGAAGACGGATCACCGGGCCGTCGCAGAATCCGCGCAAACCGTTGCCCTTCCTCGACGAAATCACCCAGTTCCTTTTCAAAGATCAGCACCCCGGGTTGCGGCGCGAGGATAGTTTCCATCTGCCCCATTTCCATCACTTCGACGGGCCAGTCAGCGGGTGACAGCGCTTCGTCGATGACCCCGTAACTGCACAGCCAAGCGTACAGCCCTGCGGCATCCTGCTCGGCCAACCGGTCACTGACATCGCCCTGCCCGCGCAACTCCAGGGTCGCGGCCATGCGCTGGTCGGTGACGCCTTCGCGCAGCCACGGCGCAATGATGGTTTCTTCAAAGGAGCCGTCGCCGCCGTCATCCCAGATGATCGCCACGTCCATCTTCATCGCCGCCGCCAGTTCGCGGCCACGGGGCCAGAAACGGCGGTGCACGTAGAGGTACGGCAAGGCTTCGTCATCGGTGTGCAGGTCGAGCATCACTTGCGCCGTGGACGCCAGTTGCACCAGTTTTTTCTGCCATTCCTGGACGTTGGTCGATGGTCGCTCCATCGCGGCCGACTGGTCGAACCCGCGGTTGAAGTTATGCCCGGTTGCATCGTGGAAACGACCGAGAATCCGTCCCTGGCGAAACTGCCCGATGCCCAGGGGATTGGCTTGCGGCACCACGGTCACATCCCCCTTGAGCCGGCCCTCGGCCTCGGCGACCTGAAGCCGTTGCATCAGCAGATGCAGCACCAGCATCCCGGCGATTTCGTCGGCATGCACCCCCGCCTGTAAATGCACCGTCGGCCCGCTGCCGTCGCCCTCGAAGCGCCAGGCGCCGACTTGCACCGCGTCGCCGTTATTGTTGCGAACACCGAACGAAATATCCTGCGCCATCTGCTTGTCCTCCCCCGTCTTGACCGTTAAAAACCGATGCATCGCTGCCGATACTGGAGATTGAACGCACGTTCAACTAAGCTCGCCAGCCAGGCACCGCACCCAAGGATTCCCTTGTGACAACCACCCCTCCTAAAAACCGTCGCGCAGAACCCGATGAGCGTCGCGAAATGCTGGTGGCCGCCACCTTGCGTTGCCTGGTCCGTGACGGGCATGCCGGCATTTCCGTGCGCCGCATTGCCACGGAGGCCGGGGTGTCCGTCGGCCTGCTCAATCACCATTTCGGCAGCATCGATGCGCTGATCGCCGACACTTATCAGAAGATCGCCAGCGAACTGACCACCGCCCTGCTCCAGGAAATCCAGCAGGCCGGCACGCCCGCCGAAAAGATGGACGCGTTCCTCAGCGGCTCTTTTTCGCCTCGGGTCATGGACCCTCAGTTGTTGGGCGCCTGGGTGGTGTTCTGGAGCCTGATTCGTCACTCCGAACACGTCAGCCAGTCCCACGAAAAAAGCTACAGCGCGTATCTCGATCTGCTGCGCCAGTTGCTGGATGACATGGCCGCCAGCGAAGGCTTCGTGATCCACGACACCCGTCTGGCCGCCATCGGTTTATCGGCGATGCTCGACGGACTCTGGATCGAGTGGTGCCTCAACCCCGAAACCTTCAGCCCCGCCAACGGCCTCCACATCTGTCGTTGCTGGATAAAGGGGCTGCGTCACGGAGCATTCAGCACCGACGACGTCCTGTGACGGGTGGCGACCGAAGATCATCGCCAGGGTGCCGCTGACCGCGATCAGCCCGGCACCGATCATCAGCGACACATCCATCAGCGTGCCCCAGATCAGGCTTGACAGCAGGAACGCCCAGATCAATCCGGTGTATTCGAACGGCGCCAGCAAGGTGGCGGTAGCTCGCTGAAAACTGGCGAACAGCAGGAACTGACCGATGCCGCCCACCAGCCCGGCAACCAGCATGCCCAGCCACGCCGGGGTCGGTGCCGGGGTGAACGTCCACGGCAATGCGACGGTCATGCACAGCACAAACACCACGTTGGTGATCAGCATCTGCTCCAGCACTGACGTCTGGTCATCCACCTGGCGCAACTGGATGTAAGTGAACGCCCAGCACATCGCCGCCAGCAGCGTCAGCACGATCGGCCACGGATCGGCGATGTTGCTCGGGCGACAGGCGATGATCACCCCGACAAACCCGAGGATCAGGGAAAACCACTGCCAGCCGCTGGCCCGTTCCTTGAGAATCACCGCCGCCAGCACCGTGACCATGATCGGCGCGGAAAAATACAGGGTGGTCATTTCCGCCAGCGACAGGTCCCGGGCGGCCGTGTAATACAGCAGCCAGGCGACAATCGACAGCAAACCGCGCACCACCAGCAAGCGTCGGCTCGGCGAACGCCAGGCGCGCTGGACCAGGCGCAGACGCCCCGCCAACAGACACGCGACGACCACCACCAGGCTGCGCCAGAACAGGATGGTGACCACCGAATAATCGGCCACCAGCCACTTGATGACCGCGTCCTGCAACGTCAGGAACGCGTACCCCAGGGTGCACAGGCCAATGCCCTGCAGCGACCGGTCGACGACCTGCGACGTGCTCATTACACCGACCTGCGCACGGGCGTCCCGCGCCGTTCGGCCAAGGCAAACAGCGCCTCGATCAGGAACGTCAGGCAGACATAGACCCCGGCCACCAGCAACAGCGGCTCATAAACCTGCAGGGTTTGCGCCCGCACCACGTTGGCGGCGCCCAGTAGATCGACAATCGCAATCGTCGAGGCCAGGGCTGTGGATTTCAGCAACATCACGGTCTCCCCGGCCAGTGTCGGCAACAGCAACCGCAGCGCCCGAGGCAGGCGCACCCGCAGCAGCGATTGACGCGGCGTCATGCCAAACGCCGAGGCCGCTTCCATCTCGCCTTTGGGCACCGCCAACAGACCGCCGCGAATCACTTCGCCGACATAGGCCCCCACCGATACCACCAGGGCGAACACGATGTACCAGTAGCCATCACGCAAATATGGCCAGAGAAAACTGCCGCGTATCAGCGGGAACTGCGCAAACAGGCTGCCTAGCCCGTAGTAGAAGATGTAGATCTGGATCAGCAACGGCGTGCCGCGGGTCACGCTGGTGTAGAACAGGCTGACCTTGGCGATCACTTTGTTTTTCGAGATCCGCGCCAGCGCCACCAGCACCGCCAGCGCAAAACCGAACACGCTGGAAATCAACAGGATGGTGATGGTCGTTTGCAGCCCCCGGCCCAACAGCGCCGCGTATTCAACTATCCACGCTGGAATCATTTCATTCACTCAGCCAAAGGCATCCAGCGACGAATACGCCGCTCGAGCCGTCCAGACAGATAGTTGGACACCAACGTCACCGCGTAATACAACGCTGCAGCCGTGAGGTAGAACAACAAGTAATGACGCGTCGAGCCCGCGCCTTGCTTGGCGG is drawn from Pseudomonas sp. 31-12 and contains these coding sequences:
- a CDS encoding carboxylate-amine ligase gives rise to the protein MNRHLKFGIEEEYFITDLNTRRMSENPPGASIEACQAVLGECFAHEMFKAQIEVASPIFTSIAQATEYLFSARTRLRQTLELYGLGLLSAGSHPLADWRLQQSTDHPHFLQLFEDYQRVARRSLLSGLHVHVEVPGHVDRIQVMNEVLPWMPLLLALSTSSPFWDGADSGFMSYRQTACDEWPRMGIPEFFEDQRAYDAYVALLIRTGTIKQAGDCWWGLRPAAKYPTLEMRMTDACPRLDDVLCVVSLFRLLVAHAIEQPRPGSGYSQASQWILKENRWRAKRSGIHASFIMEGYDRPFSAGQWLFRAQQILGDTAQKLGVENVFAQGRRILQDGTSADRQRSVYARALRGGEDVPSALSDVVDQLLIETSQAPCTSEMALT
- a CDS encoding ZIP family metal transporter, producing MSEHSSPVKAPWRAWFDPGKSSRWPSILFWSTLVGVTILLLVSGYSALTGADSVNLKYAFLGGVSGFAATALGAVLAVVLRDIAARTQDIMLGFAAGMMLAASSFSLILPGIAAAQAICGNKLLAACVVVLGLGLGVALMIGLDRFVPHEHQKIGRRGPQAQRINRVWLFVLAITLHNLPEGMAIGVSFANGDMKVGFPLTTAIAIQDIPEGLAIALALRVTGISTLRAALIAVGSGLMEPLGAVVGLGISTGFALGYPIALGLAAGAMIFVVSHEVIPETHRNGHETPATLGLMLGFGLMMFLDTALG
- a CDS encoding OprD family porin; translation: MFKRAIPTALLLATGSMCAQAADSAGHGFLEDSKASLSMRTLYFNSDNRDGAAEPSKTEEAAQGFVLRYESGFTQGTVGFGVDAQALLGVTLDSGTGRHNGSGMIPTAGDGAADAWSSFGPTAKMRISKTEFRYGTLLPKLPILISNDARVLPQSFTGAQVTSNDIDGLMLTSGVLEHAVGRASTDRTGLSVAGSTQDSNKFYFAGGDYNVTKDLKAQYYFAQMEDFYNQNFFGLTHVLPIDGKSSFTTDLRYFRTTSTGANSSAAGRAQGYRVSGFTEDNNGEIDNNTWVAMVTYANSGHAVSVGHQRVGDGSNFVQPNQGSLIDKGAGGGSVYLPTDRMIQSFARAGEETSFGQYSYDFAPLGVPGLKATIAYLKGTGIKAQNAGDQSEWERDMTLDYVLQSGSLKGLGFSLRNGKSNTDAGRDVDQNRFIINYTLSLL
- a CDS encoding gluconate:H+ symporter, with the protein product MTLSFGYWLLVYAAIAIIALIVLIARYRLNPFIVITLVSIGLALLAGMPPSGVVGAYEAGVGKTLGHIALVVALGTMLGKMMAESGGAEQVARTLIDRFGEKNAHWAMVCIAFLVGLPLFFEVGFVLLVPIAFTVARRVGVSILMVGLPMVAGLSVVHALVPPHPAAMLAVQVYGASVGQTLMYAILIGIPTAIIAGPLYAKFIVPRIQLPAENPLERQFLDREPRDSLPGFGITMATILLPVVLMLIGGWANLISTPGSGFNQFLLFIGNSVIALLLATLLSFWTLGIAQGFNRESILKFTNECLAPTASITLLVGAGGGLNRILVDAGVTNQIVSLADEFHLSPLIMGWLFAALMRIATGSATVAMTTASGIVAPVAIGLGYPHPELLVLATGAGSVIFSHVNDGGFWLIKEYFNMTVAQTFKTWTVLETIISVVAFALTLGLSYLI
- a CDS encoding RidA family protein; protein product: MANQDIAFTPDPDADSISSDVTGFGGILVSTQIPTRADGSLELGDITLQSECTLQALKVALEGAGSSMDRVLHLTIYLTDMADRAAFNEVYKRFFAKPWPVRAAVGVAALAVEGMRVEVTAMAAKA
- a CDS encoding succinylglutamate desuccinylase/aspartoacylase family protein; its protein translation is MAQDISFGVRNNNGDAVQVGAWRFEGDGSGPTVHLQAGVHADEIAGMLVLHLLMQRLQVAEAEGRLKGDVTVVPQANPLGIGQFRQGRILGRFHDATGHNFNRGFDQSAAMERPSTNVQEWQKKLVQLASTAQVMLDLHTDDEALPYLYVHRRFWPRGRELAAAMKMDVAIIWDDGGDGSFEETIIAPWLREGVTDQRMAATLELRGQGDVSDRLAEQDAAGLYAWLCSYGVIDEALSPADWPVEVMEMGQMETILAPQPGVLIFEKELGDFVEEGQRFARILRRPGDPSSEVVLVAEQAGRMVTRYRDRLVSQGMVVAKFTGSRISRNWSGGLLDPN
- a CDS encoding DMT family transporter, with the protein product MSTSQVVDRSLQGIGLCTLGYAFLTLQDAVIKWLVADYSVVTILFWRSLVVVVACLLAGRLRLVQRAWRSPSRRLLVVRGLLSIVAWLLYYTAARDLSLAEMTTLYFSAPIMVTVLAAVILKERASGWQWFSLILGFVGVIIACRPSNIADPWPIVLTLLAAMCWAFTYIQLRQVDDQTSVLEQMLITNVVFVLCMTVALPWTFTPAPTPAWLGMLVAGLVGGIGQFLLFASFQRATATLLAPFEYTGLIWAFLLSSLIWGTLMDVSLMIGAGLIAVSGTLAMIFGRHPSQDVVGAECSVTQPLYPATTDVEAVGGAEGFGVEAPLDPESVEHRR
- a CDS encoding ABC transporter permease translates to MIPAWIVEYAALLGRGLQTTITILLISSVFGFALAVLVALARISKNKVIAKVSLFYTSVTRGTPLLIQIYIFYYGLGSLFAQFPLIRGSFLWPYLRDGYWYIVFALVVSVGAYVGEVIRGGLLAVPKGEMEAASAFGMTPRQSLLRVRLPRALRLLLPTLAGETVMLLKSTALASTIAIVDLLGAANVVRAQTLQVYEPLLLVAGVYVCLTFLIEALFALAERRGTPVRRSV